The Vibrio crassostreae genomic interval GCATTATTGATGCCTATAACGAGCCGATTGATTTACCTGAGATTATTTATTCTCAGCCTGTTTGCGAACCAACTCAGCCATAATGCTTTCGCGATCACCTAGGTAATCGTTAAGGCCAACTTTACGTAATTCACACGCAGGACAATCGCCACAACCATTGCCGATAACGCCGTTGTAGCAAGTCAGGGTTTTGTTACGAACAAGCTCGAGTGCTGAGTATTGGTCGGCCAACGCCCATGTCTCAGCCTTGTTCAACCACATTAGTGGTGTTTTGATATCAAGCTGCCTGTCCATACCTTGCACTAACGCAGAGTTCATCGCTTTCACGAAGTCATTGCGACAATCAGGGTAGCCAGAGAAGTCTGTTTCACACACACCGGTAATCACAGTTTCAGCGCCGATTTGGTACGCGTAAATACCAGCCAGCGTTAAGAAAAGAATATTACGACCAGGAACGAATGAGTTCGGTAAACCATTCTCTTGAAGCTCGTGTGATACTGGAATATCGTCACGCGTTAGAGAGCTGATCGCTAGCTCATTCAACAGAGTCACATCCATCACTTTATGTGCTTTCACACCCAGTTCTTTTGACAATGACTCAGCCACTTCAATCTCTAATCGGTGGCGCTGACCATAATCAAATGTAATCGCATGAACCTCGTCATACTCTTTTAATGCTTGAACAAGACATGTTGTTGAGTCTTGACCACCACTGAATACTACAACTGCTTTTTTCATTTCCATTCCTACCTAAAACTGACGAGCTATCTACAATCTAACCAACTATGCGCTCTAACCAACTATGCGATGCTTAAATACTTGTGAGTTTGGATTGATAAACGCCAATTGCGCTCAATGCAGGTATCAATACAAAGCTGCGTCGCGCGATCTTTTTGGCTAATCGGTTGCAATGCGATCACAGTGTCGCTCGAAACATCTGCTCGCTCTAGTAAAGCATCTAGCTGTTCGATGTCTTTTCCTGTTCCTACTGGATGTTTAATCTCATTAGCGCGTTGTAAGGCACTATCTAAAATTTCCAGTTTCGCTTTCATTGCCACCTTCGGTGACACCGTAACCCAAGTATCACTTGTTGCTTTAACTTCTGACGTACCGCTAGTCTCAATCTGACAACGACAACCGTGTTGCTCAAACGCTTGAGTAAGAGGGACAAGATCATAAATGCACGGCTCACCACCAGTAATCACAATGTGTTTAGCCGTGTAACCTTGCTTGATATATTCATTGACGATTCCTTGGGCATCAATGGCTGACCAAGTGGGTGAATCCTCTGTCTTAAGCATGATATCGCCAAGGCTAGTTTCATCTTCTGGCAATGCTTCCCAAGTCTGTTTGGTGTCACACCAAGAACAGCCAACCGGGCAAATTTGCAGACGAACAAAAACAGCAGGAACGCCAGTAAACACGCCCTCGCCTTGGATGGTTTCAAACATTTCATTAATCTTGTACAACTTTCCCTCAGCTCAATCATTTGATGAAATTAATCAACCGCAGACCTTAAAGCACTTACCTCTTTTGGTCAAACAAATGAGTACTGATAAATCAGTTGATCAAAGCCCTAGCCTGAAGTTTCAAGTTCCCTTATCCTTTCGCCCATTAGATTTCGTTAGCTTTTAATTTTTAGTAAGGAACAACATGTACAAACTGATTGCTCTTGATATGGATGGCACACTGCTTAACAGTGAAAAAGTGATTTCTCAAGAGAACAAAGACGCGATTGCTAAAGCTCGTGCTGCAGGTGTCAAAGTGGTTCTGGCTTCTGGCCGCCCTTTAGAAGGCATGCAGAGTAAGCTAGATGAGCTTTCAATCAACGGCGAAGATGACTTTGTGCTCTTCTACAACGGCTCTATGGTTCAGAATGTGTCGACAAAACAGATCATTCACAGCGAGATCAGCAATGGTAAAGCCGCGAAAGAAATCGCAGCACTTGCTAAGAAGCTTGGGGGTTACGTTCATGCATTCAGCAAGGTTCATGGTTTAATTACGCCAGAGAACAACGAGTACACGGGTATTGAAGCGCGTATTAATGGCTTAGATATTACCGAGTTCGACTTTTCTCAATTAGAAGATGACCACGAAATCATCAAGACCATGATTGTCGCTGAACCCAGCAAGCTAACTGAAATCATCAGCAAGTTGCCACAAGAGCTCAAGACTCAGTTTACTATCGTGCAAAGTGCACCATTCTTCTTAGAGTTCCTAAACCCAAACTCAAACAAGGGTGTCGGTATCGAAGCCATTGCGAAACACTTAGGCATTAAAGCGGAAGAAGTAATCTGCATGGGTGACGCTGAAAACGATCACCATATGCTTGAATACGCTGGCCTTGGTATTGCAATGGACAACGCGATGGATGAAACCAAGAAAATCGCCGATCACATTACCGCGAGTAACGACGACCATGGCGTAGCCGTAGCAATTGAAAAGTTTATCTTCAACTCATAATCATTCGATTCTGTAAAATTAATACTAAAAAGGCTGTGCACTGCACAGCCTTCTCTTTTTTAAATGAGTCGTTTTACTTAATTTCTAGCCCAAGGCAGACGAAATGCCACCACACCAAACAGAATCAATATTGGGAAACGTAACGTTTCAATAATAAATGAAGCAATACCACTGAAAGAGACAAAACTTCCTGCCCAGCTAATCAGCAGATTTCCCGCTAACAGCATCGCCATCACTCCAACCACGATCTTGAATGAGAACTGACCGACCAAAGGTTTCGAGTCTGTTAACGTCACTAGGCATGCAATCGTCATCAAAATAGCCACCCAGAATGAGAATGTAGGCAGTGGCCATATCACCGTGAGAACAATCGACAATAAGCATAATGCCCACCACACGCCCTTAGAACTCAATAAAACACTAATATCAACATCTGGTTTTGCATCTAACCTCACGATGTGCCACGTCGTTAAGGCACCTAAGACGCCCCCCATTAATACATCACTAAAGAACGCACTGCCTGAATACGACTTAAACAGCATGATCCAAAGTAAGCCAGCAAGCACAATCAATATTGATTTTTTTTCTAAGAGACGCTTTATTTTCCAAAAGACTAACAAGGTTAAGCTCACCCATAAAGCAGCCAGTAAACTTGGAAAACTATAGCCACTGCTCATTACCAACTTCAATGTTGGCAAGTAGGCATGCGGGCGTGGAAAACCAAAACCTTGATGTGCGATCAAAGTTAGCAGTGTCACCGAAATCAAAGTGAAGCCAAACTTCAACGCGAAGTTACGACCAAAACGCCACGCAATTAGCGGCAATATCACGATGAAAACCCATGGCTTCGCTAACAAGTCAGTCAAAAGCACAGTATTCACGAACACGCTCGGCATTCTATCGAACGCGTTTTGAAGTGAAACAATCCAGCTCAATTCAACTTGATGAACTTTCGGCGCCGCGCCCACCAGCTCAGTCACATAAGTCACCGGTTGATCTGTAGCAGATAAAAACAGTTCGTTAATCTCAGACCACTGTTCTGGATAACGGTACTGGTTTGCTTCCAACTCAGTAGGAGGAAGTAACATCGCTCTGCTGACCTCTACTCCATAGTGAGGAGCAAACCAGATAGGAAGTTCAAAACCACCTAGCTCATTTCGAGCTTGATAGCTGATCACTTCAGAATCAGAGACACAATCAAACACAACGGCGCTATCGGTGTAACCCAGTACACCACCAACCGTTACCGACAAACCCGCCTCTTCCCACGTTTCACGTTGCGCCGCGACGGCTGGCGGCTCACCTGAAACCACAGTACCTCCAGGTAGAGACAATTGACCTGTGATCAACTCATCAACCAACACGATTTGGTTATCAGCACGTACTACACACAAAGCGCCCGCGATATGATCGGGCAAAGTATTGTTTGCCCAAGCGGAAGTAGTACTCAAAAGAGACAGTATGAAAACTAATAAATATCGAATAGCCAACGAGTTTACCTAAAAATGAGAGAAAAAGTTAAAGACTGCTCTAGTGTAATCAAACACGCACAAAATCGCTGCCTACGTTTTGTGCAAAGCCTTCCTCATCCATTGAATGTGAGGTGTGAACCCCATTTTTTGATAGAAGTCCTTGGCAGGTGAATTAAAGTCCCAAACCTCTACAAAGACTTGTTCTACCCCATAATCATCAAAAGTACTTTCAACTTTGTTAAACAACTTTTCAGCAATGGATTCTTTTCGATAATCAGGTAAGACAAACAGCTCATCGACACTCCCCATCGGCACTGGTTTACTCACCGTTGAGATAAGCTCACAAAAATGTCCAGAGATAAAACCAACAATGAGATCGCCTTTTAATGCCACATAAACCAAGCATTCAGGATCATCTAAGTATCGTGCAATGCTTTTTTCCTGCTCAATCTCTTCTGCCGTTTTAAAGTGCTCTGGGCTAGCAAGGTGGTGGTGATGATGTAGATCGAACATTAACTCGTTAAGTTGTTCCAAATCCGTGTGTTTTGCAGCCCTTAAAGTGACGTTCATGACTATTGCGCTTCTCAAACCAAATTAATATCTAAACTGAGTCTAGTTTACTTGCCGTGAGTATCTATACAAGTTATTGAATTAATTCATTGTTTGAAGTGCGTATTTTAGATACAAAAACGGCCACATTGCGTGGCCATTCTGTGTGAATCATTTTGAATTAAACGAATATCGAAGCTGTGGTTTTTGCTGAAGCTGTCGCTTTATGCACCGTTATCTTCTTTATCTTCTTTGAGATCAGCAAGCTGTTGTTCTAGTTCAATAAGCTTAATTTCAGCCTCAACTTCAGCAACTCGCTTTTCTGCATCTGTGCGATTGTCTTGCGCTAGGCCATCGGCAGTAACTTGGGTTCGTTGTGCGTTTCTTGCATCGTCCGTATCTTTCATTGAACCAGCAACACCACCGGTCACACCGCCTAATGCAGCACCCTTCACGGCTAAACTCGCATCTCCAGTTAGAGCGCCTGCTGTTGCTCCTAACAAAGCACCACCTACAGCACCACGATTACGTGCAGCATTCTCATTTTCGTTATCCATTGCTGGTGATGCGCAACCAGAAATAGTCACAATCAGTGTCGCTAAAAGAAAAGGTTTAGTGAATTTCATAGGAGTCTCGCTTAGTTCTTCGTTTGGAGTAAAGCCATCTTAAGCAGGTCCGTTAATGAGATAAATAAAGCCACGTTTAGACGATACATCATGTGCAGCTATGTATTATCCAGCCATCGTATAACTACTTAATGATACCTATCTTGAGATCGTTTTATCCTCACCAACAAAAAGGCGACCAATAAGGTCGCCTCAATCGCTCGTTCTCTATAATTCTTGTCTTTCAGATGTCGCTCTTAGTCATTGGACCAAAAGTTTTGCATATTTTCTGCACTAGGTGGCGGTCTTACACCGCAGTCTCGATAGTGGTGTTTATCACCAATCCCAAGGACCTTGCCACTTTCCTCATCGATCATAGCAGCCACTTTTACCCCGTCTCCCACATGGCGAGTCAACACGACAATTTCACCGGCTCTTTCAGACCTTACCGCCCCCAAGATTTGATATTCGTAGCGGCCTTTCCTTGAATTAACGATCATCTTCGAGTTAATCGGGTCGGCTTCATACCCCACGCCAATATCAAAAACCGCTTGATAGAGATCGACGCCAGTTTTGGACACACACTTAAATACCTTGGGGTGACTCAAGGGTTCTAACAACGCTCTGCTCGCTTCATCCTTTGAAATACTGGCACTAGCAGCACCACTAACCAGTAAAGCAATCAACAAAAAGTAAGATCGCATAAAAAAGACCTCAATATGTGGGGTTCATAATGAGGTCATAGTAAACGCAATGGATAAACGGATGAATAAAGTAGAGTTTAGGTAAACCATCACGCTGGCTTATGTATTAATATACGAGCCGACGATCAAATTACCCAAACA includes:
- a CDS encoding glycine zipper domain-containing protein, whose translation is MKFTKPFLLATLIVTISGCASPAMDNENENAARNRGAVGGALLGATAGALTGDASLAVKGAALGGVTGGVAGSMKDTDDARNAQRTQVTADGLAQDNRTDAEKRVAEVEAEIKLIELEQQLADLKEDKEDNGA
- a CDS encoding bifunctional NUDIX hydrolase/phosphatase PAP2 family protein — encoded protein: MAIRYLLVFILSLLSTTSAWANNTLPDHIAGALCVVRADNQIVLVDELITGQLSLPGGTVVSGEPPAVAAQRETWEEAGLSVTVGGVLGYTDSAVVFDCVSDSEVISYQARNELGGFELPIWFAPHYGVEVSRAMLLPPTELEANQYRYPEQWSEINELFLSATDQPVTYVTELVGAAPKVHQVELSWIVSLQNAFDRMPSVFVNTVLLTDLLAKPWVFIVILPLIAWRFGRNFALKFGFTLISVTLLTLIAHQGFGFPRPHAYLPTLKLVMSSGYSFPSLLAALWVSLTLLVFWKIKRLLEKKSILIVLAGLLWIMLFKSYSGSAFFSDVLMGGVLGALTTWHIVRLDAKPDVDISVLLSSKGVWWALCLLSIVLTVIWPLPTFSFWVAILMTIACLVTLTDSKPLVGQFSFKIVVGVMAMLLAGNLLISWAGSFVSFSGIASFIIETLRFPILILFGVVAFRLPWARN
- a CDS encoding GNAT family N-acetyltransferase; this encodes MNVTLRAAKHTDLEQLNELMFDLHHHHHLASPEHFKTAEEIEQEKSIARYLDDPECLVYVALKGDLIVGFISGHFCELISTVSKPVPMGSVDELFVLPDYRKESIAEKLFNKVESTFDDYGVEQVFVEVWDFNSPAKDFYQKMGFTPHIQWMRKALHKT
- the queC gene encoding 7-cyano-7-deazaguanine synthase QueC, with amino-acid sequence MKKAVVVFSGGQDSTTCLVQALKEYDEVHAITFDYGQRHRLEIEVAESLSKELGVKAHKVMDVTLLNELAISSLTRDDIPVSHELQENGLPNSFVPGRNILFLTLAGIYAYQIGAETVITGVCETDFSGYPDCRNDFVKAMNSALVQGMDRQLDIKTPLMWLNKAETWALADQYSALELVRNKTLTCYNGVIGNGCGDCPACELRKVGLNDYLGDRESIMAELVRKQAENK
- the queE gene encoding 7-carboxy-7-deazaguanine synthase QueE; protein product: MYKINEMFETIQGEGVFTGVPAVFVRLQICPVGCSWCDTKQTWEALPEDETSLGDIMLKTEDSPTWSAIDAQGIVNEYIKQGYTAKHIVITGGEPCIYDLVPLTQAFEQHGCRCQIETSGTSEVKATSDTWVTVSPKVAMKAKLEILDSALQRANEIKHPVGTGKDIEQLDALLERADVSSDTVIALQPISQKDRATQLCIDTCIERNWRLSIQTHKYLSIA
- a CDS encoding Cof-type HAD-IIB family hydrolase → MYKLIALDMDGTLLNSEKVISQENKDAIAKARAAGVKVVLASGRPLEGMQSKLDELSINGEDDFVLFYNGSMVQNVSTKQIIHSEISNGKAAKEIAALAKKLGGYVHAFSKVHGLITPENNEYTGIEARINGLDITEFDFSQLEDDHEIIKTMIVAEPSKLTEIISKLPQELKTQFTIVQSAPFFLEFLNPNSNKGVGIEAIAKHLGIKAEEVICMGDAENDHHMLEYAGLGIAMDNAMDETKKIADHITASNDDHGVAVAIEKFIFNS